A section of the Vibrio vulnificus CMCP6 genome encodes:
- a CDS encoding PilW family protein, translating into MATLVAKQISFQRKRQLGASLVEFMISATIGLFALGVVGSIFIQGQNASAKRSKDLMLLQNTRSVTQMMHSDMLRAGYDGSNGQTVRLSGATTVIYSHNSADEGLIAYAYFTKMSGATPLYKNVVYEQRDNDSHILRICEKELDYLITTAQASNFAGSFVNSCNSLFVASQIQVEAFNVVQKNIAGGGATSAYFDIELITRLTDLPSSKENVSFSVTQRNWQ; encoded by the coding sequence ATGGCTACCCTCGTTGCTAAACAAATTTCTTTTCAACGTAAGAGGCAGTTAGGTGCCTCGTTGGTCGAATTTATGATATCCGCAACTATTGGCTTGTTTGCATTAGGTGTTGTTGGTTCGATTTTTATTCAAGGACAAAATGCGTCAGCGAAGCGCAGCAAAGATTTGATGTTATTGCAAAACACAAGGAGTGTTACGCAGATGATGCATTCAGACATGTTGAGAGCTGGCTATGATGGAAGTAATGGTCAAACGGTCAGACTATCAGGGGCAACCACGGTGATCTATTCACACAATAGTGCAGATGAGGGGTTAATTGCTTACGCTTATTTTACCAAAATGTCTGGAGCAACGCCGCTATATAAGAATGTAGTTTATGAACAAAGAGATAATGATAGTCACATTCTTAGAATATGTGAAAAGGAGTTAGATTATTTGATTACGACAGCTCAAGCGAGCAATTTTGCCGGTTCATTTGTAAACTCCTGTAATTCTTTATTTGTGGCTAGCCAGATCCAGGTAGAGGCATTCAATGTAGTGCAGAAAAATATAGCGGGTGGTGGTGCGACGTCAGCTTATTTTGATATTGAATTGATTACGCGCTTGACCGACCTCCCATCCAGTAAAGAAAACGTTTCATTCTCAGTAACGCAGAGGAATTGGCAATGA
- a CDS encoding GspH/FimT family pseudopilin, with product MTRGFTLLELLITVAVLAVILAWAVPSFTGVTNTTKMQRLGNELHGFVIQAKSEAVLRRQNLWAHISIAANGDSLGTWKIELTDNATPGIGTVLLNLSGAPYKGVLVKSQFPSDQISFDGVYGRPSQGNIRFYPTGESTKAIKLIAHNRSARFRLCSDNQSDEYYGYPRC from the coding sequence ATGACTCGCGGCTTCACACTTTTGGAGCTCTTAATTACAGTGGCTGTACTGGCTGTAATTTTAGCTTGGGCAGTACCTAGTTTTACTGGTGTTACGAATACAACCAAAATGCAGAGACTAGGAAATGAATTGCATGGCTTTGTTATCCAAGCAAAATCGGAGGCTGTATTACGTCGACAAAATCTTTGGGCACATATTTCCATCGCAGCTAATGGGGATAGTTTAGGGACTTGGAAAATTGAACTTACTGACAATGCAACTCCAGGAATTGGTACTGTCTTGCTTAATCTTTCGGGTGCTCCTTACAAAGGAGTATTAGTTAAATCGCAGTTCCCGTCTGATCAGATCAGTTTTGATGGTGTTTATGGCCGTCCTAGTCAGGGCAACATCCGTTTTTACCCTACAGGTGAATCTACGAAAGCAATTAAGTTAATTGCGCATAATCGTTCTGCCCGTTTCCGCCTATGTAGTGATAACCAGAGTGATGAATACTATGGCTACCCTCGTTGCTAA
- a CDS encoding type IV pilin protein, which translates to MIRNFPCKHYNKHSSGMTLIELLIAVVIVGILASISYPSYKNYVIESHRTVAKADMAKIQLELERSYNSGYQWTQILSGSTCLICDSLSERYTFSVASSATISYTITATAKTDKGQSNDPCLANETIKKMTLDSTNQAKPTACW; encoded by the coding sequence ATGATTCGAAATTTTCCCTGCAAACACTACAATAAACACTCATCTGGTATGACATTGATCGAATTATTAATCGCAGTAGTCATCGTGGGGATCTTGGCAAGCATCAGCTACCCGAGCTACAAAAATTATGTGATCGAGTCGCATAGAACAGTAGCCAAAGCAGATATGGCGAAAATTCAGTTGGAGCTGGAACGTAGCTACAATAGTGGTTATCAATGGACGCAAATCCTATCCGGCAGCACTTGCCTGATATGTGACTCTCTCTCGGAGAGATATACATTTTCTGTTGCCAGTTCTGCAACCATTTCATATACCATTACAGCGACAGCGAAAACCGATAAAGGTCAAAGCAACGATCCTTGCCTAGCCAATGAAACGATAAAAAAAATGACGCTCGATTCAACCAACCAAGCAAAACCAACGGCTTGTTGGTAA
- the dnaJ gene encoding molecular chaperone DnaJ — MSKRDFYEVLGVSRDASERDIKKAYKRLAMKFHPDRNQGDESAADKFKEVKEAYEILTDPQKKAAYDQYGHAAFEQGGGGFGGGFGGGGADFGDIFGDVFGDIFGGGRRGGGHARPQRGADLRYNMELSLEEAVRGVSKEIEVPTLVHCDTCEGTGAKKGTSAETCGTCHGHGQVQMRQGFFAVQQTCPTCHGKGKIIKDPCNVCHGQGRKQKTKTLNVKIPAGVDTGDRIRLSGEGEAGERGAPAGDLYVQVHVREHHIFEREGNNLYCEVPVSFAMAALGGEVEVPTLDGRVNLKVPSETQTGRMFRMRGKGVKGVRGGAIGDLIVKLVVETPVNLSSRQKELLKEFEESCCGEAATKHKPKSEGFFNGVKKFFDDLTS, encoded by the coding sequence ATGTCAAAACGTGATTTTTACGAAGTATTAGGCGTTAGCCGCGATGCCTCAGAGCGAGACATCAAAAAGGCGTATAAGCGCTTGGCTATGAAATTTCACCCAGATCGCAATCAGGGTGACGAGTCTGCTGCGGATAAGTTTAAAGAAGTAAAAGAAGCGTACGAAATTCTGACCGATCCACAGAAAAAAGCAGCTTACGATCAATATGGCCACGCTGCATTTGAACAAGGCGGTGGCGGCTTCGGCGGTGGTTTTGGTGGCGGTGGTGCTGACTTTGGTGACATCTTCGGCGACGTTTTTGGCGATATTTTTGGTGGTGGTCGCCGTGGTGGTGGTCACGCTCGTCCACAGCGTGGTGCCGATCTGCGCTACAACATGGAACTGTCGCTAGAAGAAGCCGTACGTGGCGTCTCGAAGGAAATTGAAGTTCCGACATTGGTTCATTGTGACACTTGTGAAGGCACGGGGGCGAAGAAAGGCACTTCAGCTGAAACCTGTGGTACCTGTCATGGCCATGGTCAGGTTCAGATGCGCCAAGGTTTCTTCGCTGTACAGCAAACCTGTCCAACCTGTCACGGCAAAGGCAAGATCATCAAAGACCCATGTAATGTGTGTCATGGTCAAGGCCGCAAGCAGAAAACCAAAACGCTCAATGTTAAGATTCCAGCAGGGGTTGACACAGGCGATCGCATTCGTCTCTCTGGTGAAGGGGAAGCGGGTGAGCGCGGCGCCCCAGCGGGAGATTTGTATGTACAAGTACACGTAAGAGAGCACCACATCTTTGAACGTGAAGGCAACAACCTTTACTGTGAAGTGCCAGTAAGTTTTGCTATGGCGGCACTGGGTGGCGAAGTGGAAGTGCCGACACTCGATGGCCGTGTGAATTTGAAAGTACCATCAGAGACCCAAACGGGCCGCATGTTCCGTATGCGTGGCAAAGGCGTAAAAGGCGTTCGCGGCGGCGCAATCGGTGATTTGATTGTGAAACTTGTGGTCGAGACGCCAGTGAACTTGAGTTCACGTCAAAAAGAGTTGCTGAAAGAGTTTGAAGAGTCTTGCTGTGGTGAAGCGGCCACCAAGCACAAACCAAAATCAGAAGGCTTCTTTAATGGTGTTAAGAAGTTCTTTGACGATTTGACCAGCTAG
- the dnaK gene encoding molecular chaperone DnaK, giving the protein MGKIIGIDLGTTNSCVAVLDGDKPRVIENAEGERTTPSVIAYTDGETLVGQPAKRQAVTNPENTLFAIKRLIGRRFEDEEVQRDIEIMPYKIVKADNGDAWVEAKGQKMAAPQVSAEVLKKMKKTAEDFLGEEVTGAVITVPAYFNDAQRQATKDAGRIAGLEVKRIINEPTAAALAYGLDKQGGDRTIAVYDLGGGTFDISIIEIDEVEGEKTFEVLATNGDTHLGGEDFDNRLINYLVAEFKKDQGIDLKNDPLAMQRVKEAAEKAKIELSSTNQTDVNLPYITADATGPKHMNIKVTRAKLESLVEDLVQRSLEPLKVALADADLSVGDITDVILVGGQTRMPMVQAKVTEFFGKEPRRDVNPDEAVAVGAAVQGGVLAGDVKDVLLLDVTPLSLGIETMGGVMTKLVEKNTTIPTKANQVFSTAEDNQSAVTIHVLQGERKQAMYNKSLGQFNLEGINPAPRGMPQIEVTFDLDADGILHVSAKDKQTGKEQKITIQASGGLSDAEIEKMVQEAEANKEADKKFEELATARNQADQIIHGTRKQVEEAGEALPADEKAKIETAISELEEARKGEDKEAIEAKIQALMAAAQKLMEIAQQQAQAQQGSAEAGAQSQEDDVVDAEFEEVKDDKK; this is encoded by the coding sequence ATGGGTAAAATCATTGGTATTGACTTAGGTACTACTAACTCTTGTGTTGCTGTACTAGACGGCGACAAACCACGTGTAATCGAAAATGCGGAGGGTGAGCGCACAACTCCTTCAGTTATCGCTTATACCGATGGTGAGACTCTTGTTGGTCAACCTGCAAAACGTCAAGCGGTAACAAACCCAGAAAACACGCTATTTGCAATCAAGCGTTTGATTGGTCGTCGTTTTGAAGATGAAGAAGTTCAGCGCGACATCGAAATCATGCCATACAAAATTGTGAAGGCAGATAACGGTGATGCTTGGGTTGAAGCGAAAGGCCAAAAAATGGCAGCTCCTCAGGTTTCTGCTGAAGTTCTTAAGAAAATGAAGAAAACAGCAGAAGACTTCCTAGGTGAAGAAGTAACAGGTGCAGTAATTACCGTTCCTGCATACTTTAACGATGCTCAGCGTCAAGCAACAAAGGACGCTGGTCGTATCGCGGGTCTAGAAGTTAAGCGTATTATCAACGAACCAACTGCGGCAGCGTTAGCATACGGCCTAGACAAGCAAGGTGGTGATCGCACTATCGCAGTATACGACCTAGGTGGCGGTACATTCGATATCTCTATCATCGAAATCGATGAAGTTGAAGGCGAGAAAACCTTTGAAGTACTAGCAACCAACGGTGACACTCACCTTGGTGGTGAAGACTTTGACAACCGTCTAATCAACTACCTAGTAGCAGAATTCAAGAAAGATCAAGGTATCGATCTGAAGAACGATCCACTAGCAATGCAGCGCGTTAAAGAAGCGGCAGAAAAAGCGAAGATCGAACTGTCTTCTACTAACCAGACTGACGTAAACCTGCCATACATCACGGCAGATGCAACGGGTCCTAAGCACATGAACATCAAAGTGACACGTGCGAAGCTAGAATCACTGGTTGAAGACCTAGTTCAACGTTCACTAGAGCCGCTAAAAGTTGCGCTTGCGGATGCAGATCTTTCAGTAGGTGACATCACTGACGTTATCCTAGTGGGTGGTCAGACTCGTATGCCTATGGTTCAAGCGAAAGTAACAGAGTTCTTTGGTAAAGAACCACGTCGTGATGTAAACCCAGACGAAGCAGTAGCGGTAGGTGCGGCTGTTCAAGGTGGTGTACTAGCAGGTGATGTTAAAGACGTTCTTCTACTAGACGTAACACCGCTGTCTCTAGGTATCGAGACTATGGGTGGTGTAATGACGAAGTTGGTTGAGAAGAACACTACTATCCCAACCAAAGCGAACCAAGTGTTCTCGACAGCAGAAGATAACCAGAGTGCGGTAACGATTCACGTGCTACAAGGTGAGCGTAAACAAGCGATGTACAACAAGTCGCTAGGTCAGTTCAACCTTGAAGGTATCAACCCTGCACCACGTGGTATGCCACAGATCGAAGTCACTTTCGACCTTGATGCGGATGGTATCCTACACGTATCTGCGAAAGATAAGCAGACTGGTAAAGAGCAGAAGATCACTATCCAAGCTTCTGGCGGTTTAAGCGACGCTGAGATTGAGAAAATGGTACAAGAAGCAGAAGCAAACAAAGAAGCGGACAAAAAGTTCGAAGAGTTAGCAACTGCACGTAACCAAGCTGACCAAATCATCCACGGTACACGCAAGCAAGTAGAAGAAGCGGGCGAAGCGCTACCAGCAGATGAGAAGGCGAAGATCGAAACAGCAATCAGCGAACTTGAAGAAGCTCGTAAAGGCGAAGACAAAGAAGCGATCGAAGCGAAAATCCAAGCGCTAATGGCTGCAGCTCAGAAGCTAATGGAAATCGCTCAGCAACAAGCTCAAGCACAACAAGGTTCAGCGGAAGCTGGTGCTCAGTCTCAAGAAGACGATGTTGTTGATGCAGAGTTTGAAGAAGTGAAAGACGACAAGAAATAA
- a CDS encoding metal ABC transporter permease gives MSDHIWLMTPVAIGLLALVSNIILGRQVLRRGVVFIDLAMAQISALAMIIVELYAGFEASLLSKVLASYLLTLPVAGLLSYLEHRATPHLEAMIGLLYVIAACVSINVVSVQAHGKELIDSLLGGRLLWTDITDVGLVLMVTLSLLWVQWLRSHWLEGAKFYLLFALAVPPLVINLGVYLEFAALILPALFALLFRTSLYWWAAISLGIVGGSTGFLMSLWGDYPVGPSIVLTMAGVGAVGVMVKLASLYSQRADSRPLSS, from the coding sequence ATGAGTGATCACATCTGGCTAATGACACCAGTGGCCATTGGGTTACTGGCTTTGGTGAGTAACATCATTTTAGGAAGGCAAGTGTTACGCCGTGGAGTGGTCTTTATTGATTTGGCCATGGCACAAATCTCGGCACTGGCGATGATCATCGTAGAGCTCTATGCGGGGTTTGAAGCCAGTTTGCTGAGTAAAGTACTGGCTTCGTATTTATTGACTTTACCAGTGGCTGGGTTACTCAGCTATTTAGAGCATCGAGCGACGCCGCATTTGGAAGCCATGATTGGTCTGCTGTATGTCATTGCTGCGTGCGTTTCCATCAATGTGGTGAGCGTTCAGGCACATGGTAAAGAGTTGATTGATTCGCTGCTGGGTGGCCGCTTGCTATGGACAGACATCACTGATGTTGGGTTGGTTTTGATGGTGACGCTCAGTTTGCTTTGGGTGCAATGGTTGCGTTCTCATTGGTTGGAGGGGGCAAAATTCTATCTGCTGTTTGCTTTGGCGGTTCCGCCTTTGGTGATCAACCTAGGGGTTTATCTTGAATTTGCCGCACTCATTTTGCCCGCTCTGTTTGCCTTGCTCTTTCGAACTTCGCTCTATTGGTGGGCGGCGATAAGCCTTGGTATTGTCGGTGGGAGCACGGGCTTTTTGATGTCATTGTGGGGAGATTATCCGGTCGGGCCCAGTATTGTGCTGACCATGGCAGGTGTCGGCGCCGTTGGCGTGATGGTTAAGCTAGCGAGTTTATATTCTCAACGCGCAGATTCTCGTCCTCTCTCGTCTTAA
- a CDS encoding metal ABC transporter solute-binding protein, Zn/Mn family, whose product MLMRFSVCLSLLLLSMPSIAGLNVFVCQPDWADLVRQHAPDARIYSATTAMQDPHYVQARPSLIAQMRRADLVVCSGAELEIGWLPELQRQSRNPKVQNGQTGLFWVSDYVQMLDKHEQLDRAMGDVHAHGNPHVQFALADMPAVSRALADRLALIDPDNQSLYKGMGVKFRHAWQKRLSVWREQARSLRDMQVVGYHQTYRYLYAWLGIEQVADLEPKPGLPPTMAHLQKLNQLDLSQVSGIVYSSHQPVDAANWLAQRSQLPIVQLAQSVGGREQASDLIALIDDSIAQLLQLRSAP is encoded by the coding sequence ATGCTCATGCGTTTTAGTGTTTGTTTGTCGCTGTTACTTTTGAGCATGCCGAGCATCGCAGGGCTAAATGTCTTTGTCTGCCAGCCGGATTGGGCAGATTTGGTCCGCCAGCACGCGCCTGATGCCCGGATTTACTCTGCAACCACGGCGATGCAAGATCCGCACTATGTTCAAGCTAGGCCATCACTGATTGCACAAATGCGCCGTGCAGATCTGGTGGTCTGTTCTGGCGCTGAGCTGGAGATCGGTTGGCTACCTGAACTGCAAAGACAAAGCCGCAACCCGAAAGTACAAAACGGGCAAACGGGGCTGTTTTGGGTCAGTGACTATGTGCAAATGTTGGATAAACATGAGCAGCTTGATCGTGCTATGGGCGATGTGCACGCACACGGTAATCCTCACGTCCAATTTGCACTGGCCGATATGCCAGCGGTGTCTCGCGCGTTAGCGGATAGGCTTGCGCTTATCGATCCAGACAATCAGTCCCTATATAAAGGGATGGGGGTAAAGTTTCGTCATGCGTGGCAAAAACGTTTGTCCGTTTGGCGTGAGCAAGCAAGATCATTACGAGATATGCAAGTGGTGGGTTACCACCAGACCTATCGCTACCTTTATGCTTGGTTGGGAATAGAACAAGTAGCAGATCTTGAACCAAAGCCCGGACTGCCACCGACGATGGCGCATCTGCAAAAGTTGAATCAGCTCGATTTGAGTCAGGTGAGTGGTATCGTCTACTCCAGCCATCAACCTGTGGATGCGGCCAACTGGCTGGCCCAGCGAAGCCAGTTGCCGATTGTGCAGTTGGCTCAAAGTGTTGGAGGAAGAGAGCAGGCCAGTGATCTGATCGCGCTGATTGATGACAGTATTGCGCAACTGCTTCAGTTGAGAAGTGCGCCATGA
- a CDS encoding dicarboxylate/amino acid:cation symporter, with product MDKSLSSKIFVGLFAGLLIGTAIQYLFSGVTIFDTYLLGAAEGAGGMFVSLIKLLVVPLVYVSIVCGIVDLKDITAFGRLGGKTFALYIINTIIAIAAALTVGLIFQPGADAHLAGTISETVKLTTTETPDIFSLVVNIVPSNPVQAFANGDMLQIIFMAILTGLAIQALDSRGGPAIRTFKMANEIMMKLVGLVMSLAPYGVFALMIQLGATLDANTLMSVAGYVALVVAMLVFWIFFFYPMVVGITTGITPKAFLRATREQILFSLSTASSNATIPVTMRTLTEKLNVSKSVAGFGVPLGATMNMSGVSIYIALATMFVANAFGQPINTADIFTLGLTILLLSIGAGGVPGGGVVMVGVLLHQLGLPPEGLAIIAAVDRINDMFCTSSNVVGDTAVNTIVAKSEGEIGVEADEAQTAPSTTANA from the coding sequence ATGGATAAATCACTTTCAAGTAAGATTTTTGTAGGCTTGTTTGCTGGTCTACTTATCGGTACTGCTATTCAGTATCTCTTTAGTGGCGTTACTATCTTTGATACTTATTTGCTGGGTGCCGCAGAGGGCGCTGGTGGTATGTTTGTATCGCTAATCAAGCTGCTGGTTGTGCCACTTGTTTATGTTTCGATTGTGTGTGGCATTGTTGACCTAAAAGACATTACTGCGTTTGGTCGCCTTGGTGGTAAAACTTTTGCGCTTTACATTATCAATACCATTATTGCGATTGCGGCAGCGCTGACAGTTGGTCTTATCTTCCAACCAGGGGCGGATGCACATCTTGCGGGTACCATTTCAGAAACGGTAAAACTGACCACAACGGAAACACCGGATATCTTTTCGTTGGTAGTGAACATTGTGCCAAGCAACCCAGTGCAAGCTTTCGCCAATGGTGACATGCTGCAAATCATCTTTATGGCGATTTTGACCGGTTTGGCAATCCAAGCGCTGGATTCTCGTGGTGGCCCTGCTATCCGTACTTTCAAAATGGCCAATGAGATCATGATGAAACTGGTTGGCCTTGTGATGAGCCTTGCGCCTTACGGTGTGTTTGCTCTGATGATTCAACTTGGAGCGACTTTGGATGCCAACACGCTGATGTCGGTTGCAGGCTATGTCGCGTTGGTTGTGGCCATGCTGGTGTTTTGGATCTTCTTCTTCTACCCAATGGTGGTGGGCATTACTACTGGGATCACACCCAAGGCATTTTTGCGTGCGACTCGCGAGCAGATCTTGTTCTCGTTATCGACCGCGAGTTCGAATGCAACCATTCCTGTGACCATGAGAACCCTGACTGAGAAGCTTAATGTATCTAAGTCTGTGGCTGGTTTTGGTGTGCCACTGGGCGCGACCATGAACATGTCAGGCGTGTCTATTTACATTGCGTTGGCGACCATGTTTGTGGCAAACGCATTTGGCCAGCCAATTAACACGGCAGACATCTTCACACTGGGCTTGACGATTCTTCTGCTTTCGATTGGTGCTGGTGGCGTACCTGGCGGTGGCGTAGTGATGGTGGGTGTACTGCTTCATCAACTTGGTTTACCACCTGAAGGCCTTGCTATTATTGCCGCGGTAGACCGTATCAACGATATGTTCTGTACTTCGTCTAACGTAGTAGGCGATACCGCGGTGAATACCATCGTTGCGAAATCTGAAGGGGAAATTGGTGTGGAAGCGGACGAAGCGCAAACAGCGCCTTCAACCACAGCGAATGCGTAA